The window GTCTGCCAATTCCGCCACTCGCGCGAGTGAACGCGACGCTAGCACGCAGATGGTGCGCGCCAGCATTCGGTTGGTCGCGCCCGCAGCGACAGTCGACTGGCAAAGTCGCCTACCGTGGCGGGCCGCGCATGGTGCGTGCCGGGGTGCACCTGAGGTTGCGGTTCGGTCACACTAGATCCATGGCAAAGGATGATCGACGGTTTCTTAAGTACCTTGCCGCCGAGCGGGAAGCCGGCCACATGTATCGGTCGCTGGCGGACTTGGCGCAGGGCGATCAGCGCGATGCGTTGATCGAGTTGGCCCAGATCGAGGACAGGCACGCCGAACACTGGGCGTCGCTACTGGAAGAGCGTGGCATCGAGGTGCCCCCGGACAGCGGGAGCCTGGACCCAGACTCGCAGCGGCTGGTAGCGAGGGCACGCCAATTCTCGCTCGGGGCGGTGCTTCCCGAGTTGGAAGCCGCCGAGCGGGACGCGCAGGGAACCTACGACGCCGAGCCGGAGGCGCTGCCGGGAATGGCCGACGATGAACACGTCCACGCCGAGGTCCTGCAGGGCATGCGAACCGGACAGTCCAGTGCGCCGATCGATGGCAAGCCGACCAAATCGGTCGACGAAGTCCGGCAGTTGCTCAACAACTCTGAGCACTGGCATCGGACAGACAAGTCCGGGACATTGCGCGCGGCGGTCTTCGGTGTCAGCGACGGTTTGGTCTCGAACACCGCCCTGGTGATGGGCTTCGCCGGATCGGGTACGGGTCAAGGGACGGTGCTGTTCGCGGGTCTTGCCGGTCTGCTGGCGGGTGCATTCTCGATGGCGGCCGGGGAGTTTGTGTCGGTCTCCAGTCAGCGTGACCTCTTTGCCAGAGAGATCGCCATGGAGGCCCAGGAGCTAAAGGAAAAACCGTTGGAAGAGCAACGCGAACTGGAACTGCTCTACCGAGCCAAGGGCCTCGACGCGAATACCGCTCGCACGGTTGCAGAGCGGATCATGTCCGACCCCAAGACCGCGCTGGACACGTTGGCTCGCGAAGAGCTCGGACTCGACCCGGATGAGCTTGGCTCGCCTGTCAAGGTCGCTGGATCGAGCTTCCTGGCGTTCGCCGTCGGCGCGGTCGTCCCCGTCATCCCGTATGTGTTTGCTGGCGGCATGCTGGCGCTGTGGATTGCGATTGGCTTGGCCGTCATCGCTCTGATTGCGGTCGGTTCCGCAGTG is drawn from Candidatus Nanopelagicales bacterium and contains these coding sequences:
- a CDS encoding VIT1/CCC1 transporter family protein encodes the protein MAKDDRRFLKYLAAEREAGHMYRSLADLAQGDQRDALIELAQIEDRHAEHWASLLEERGIEVPPDSGSLDPDSQRLVARARQFSLGAVLPELEAAERDAQGTYDAEPEALPGMADDEHVHAEVLQGMRTGQSSAPIDGKPTKSVDEVRQLLNNSEHWHRTDKSGTLRAAVFGVSDGLVSNTALVMGFAGSGTGQGTVLFAGLAGLLAGAFSMAAGEFVSVSSQRDLFAREIAMEAQELKEKPLEEQRELELLYRAKGLDANTARTVAERIMSDPKTALDTLAREELGLDPDELGSPVKVAGSSFLAFAVGAVVPVIPYVFAGGMLALWIAIGLAVIALIAVGSAVGYLSGAGMLKSAMRQLAVGVGAAAVTFIVGTIVGVSLG